The following DNA comes from Mesorhizobium sp. B2-1-8.
GACGCTGTCGGGCGGCCAGCGCCAGCGGGTGGCGATCGCCCGCGCCATCCTGCGTGACGCGCCGATCCTGCTGCTCGACGAGGCGACCTCGGCGCTTGACGCCGCAAGCGAGACGCTGGTGCAGACGGCGCTCGAGCGGTTGATGCAGGGCCGCACCACCATCGTCATCGCCCACCGGCTGGCGACGGTGCTCAAGGCCGACAGGATCCTGGTCATGGATGGCGGCCGCATCGTCGAGGAAGGCACGCATCAGAGCCTTGTCGTCAAGGGCGGCATCTACGCGCGGCTGGCCAAGCTGCAATTCGAGACCGGCGCCAGTGCCTTCAGGGGCGCGGCGGAATAGCGGGCGCTTTTCGGCCGGCGACTACAGCTGTCGCCTCACGCGGTTCCATATCGTTTGCGCAAATGCTCCGTGAAATACGTGGCGTTGAGTCTTTCGCCGGTGGCGCGTTCGAGCAGGTCAGGCGTCGACCAGCGCGACCCCTGCGACCATATCTTCTTGCGGCGCCAGTCGTTGATGGCCGCGAAATTCCCTTTCGCAAGGTCGTCGTCGGCTGAAGGATGTTCGCGCACCAGCGCGGCCCATTGCTGCGCCGCCATCATCGCGCCCAGCGTGTAGGAGGGAAAATAGCCGAAGGCGGCACCCGGCCAGTGCACGTCCTGCATCGGCCCATCGGCCGGATTGTCAATGGTGGAGAGACCGAGATAGTCGCGCATCTTGGCATCCCAGGCTTCGGGCAGATCAGCCACCTCCAGCCTGCCCGAGACGAGTTCCTGCTCCAGTTCGTAGCGCAGGATAACATGCAGGGGATAGGTCACCTCGTCGGCATCCACGCGGATCAGGCCGCGCTCGACGCGATGCACATGCGGCAGAAGATCATCGAGCGACCAGGCTTCGCCGAGATGCTTTTCCACCACCGGCAGCGCCCAGTGCCAGAAGGCGGGATTGCGGCCGATCTGCTTTTCGACGAACAAGCTCTGGCTTTCATGCACGGCCATGCCGCGGGCCTTGCCGAGCGGCCAGTGCGACCATGCCTTGGGCAGGTTCTGTTCATAGAGCGCATGGCCGGTCTCATGCAGCACGCCCATCAGCGCCGACAGGAAATCCGATGTCTTGTAGCGGGTGGTGATGCGCACGTCGCTCGGCACGCCGCCGCAGAACGGATGGTGCGACACCGACAGCGAGCCATGCGTCAGGTCGAAACCGACCGCCGCCATCATGGCAAGGCCGAGTTCGCGCTGGCGGTCGATGGCATAGGTGCCCGCAAGCGGCTTCAACGGATGCTTGCGCAGCCGCGCGTCCTGGATCGCCAGCGCCTCCGGCACGAAGCCTCTAAGGAAGGCCTTCAGGTCGGCGAAGACGGGGGTGATGTCCTCCGTGCGGTTGCCGGGGTCATATTGTTCCATCAGCGCATCATAGGGGGCAAGGCCGAGCACGTCGGAGCGCAGGGCTGCCTCTTCGCGCACCAGCGCCACCACGCCCTCGAGCGCCGGCTGGAAGCCAGCCCAGTCGTTCTTGGCGCGCAGGTCGCGCCATAGCTGCTCGCAACGCATGCGCGCCGTCGTCTGGCGTTCGACGAATTCGACCGGCAGACAGGTCAGGTTGGTGTATTGCCGCCGCAGTTCGGCGAGAGCCGCTCGTTGCTCATTGTCCAGTGCCTCGCCTTCGGCGGCCGCGATCCAGTCCGATATTTCCGGCGCGGTCGCCCTGGTGTGATACATGCCGGCCAGGGCGGCCATCGCTTCGGCGCGCTTCTCGCCACCGCCGACCGCCATGTGCGTTGCTTCATCGGCGCCGAGGATGGCCAGCGCATGTTCAAGCGCTTCCAGCTTGTGACCGAGGTCGTCGAGTTTGTGAAAGGACATGGCGGCTTCCGTGATTGAGGACGGCGCGAAAAGACACCAAGGCAAAAGCGTTGGCAACCCTCCGATACCATCCGGTAGATGCAGCTTGCGCAGGCGAGGTCGAGCATGAAATGCTGCCGGCGACGCGTGCAGGGGGAGCAGAATGATCGGCAACATTCTGGTCGGGCTGGTGGCCTCGATCCATGTCTACATTGTCTATCTCGAGATGGTGCTTTGGGATACGCCGCGCGGGCACAAGACATTCCGCCTGACGCCGGAATTCGCCAGCGCCTCCAAAGTGCTCGCCGCCAATCAGGGGCTCTACAACGGATTTCTCGCCGCCGGTCTGATCTGGGGGCTCACCCTCGGCGCCGCCGGTTTCCAGGTCAAGGTCTTCTTTCTGTCGTGCGTAGCCATTGCAGGTCTCTATGGCGCGGCGACGGTCGGCCGCATGATCCTTTACATCCAGACCGTGCCGGCGGTGGTCGCCCTGATCGCGATCTGGCTCGGTTGGTAGGCAAGGTGGACTGGTGAGGAAAAAGGACGCCCGCGGGATTGGGGTCCCGAAGGCGCCAGTTGGTCCCTTCCTCTTGGACCTTTCAAGGCAGGATGGCCTCAACCGTTCGGATATTTTCCGCCGTCGGAGCCATCGCCAATCAGGAAACCGCTGCCGGTGTCGAGCATCAGACGCTGATCGACATTGTCGAGCCGGCGCAGCAGGTCATGGTATTGCGCGGCCGGTATCCTGCCATGATCCGACGCGGCTATCTTCTCGGCGGCCTGACCGATACGGGCCGTTCGCATTTCCAGGCGCTCCGCGACGGCCGGGACGATGTTGTTGGCTCGCCTGGCGTCGACGATGCCCTGATGGACACCCTGAACCTGCTCAACGAGCGCCGCGACGCGCGGGCCTGTCATGGCAGTCGGATCGGTCGCATCGAGTGCCCCCTTGTGGTGGCCCGCGGCATAGGCTCCGGCAAGCGGGGCGGCGATCAGAATTGCGGCAAGGGTTGCAGTCTTGAGAGAGGCTGAAGAGCGCATGACGGCGCCTCCTTTTGATCGGAAGGAAGCGGCCTTGCCGCTCCGTGTTCCGGACGTGGGCCGTCCGGTTCCGTCGCGTCGCGATGGGGAGACATCGCCGGCGGTTCTCGGCCCTGAGCAACAAGCTAGGAGCGCTTCCGGGCGAAGTGTAATTAAAAAAAGATAATCTTTTCAGGCCTTGCTGGTCGCTTTCTGCGCCCTAGAGTTGAGCCGGCGAACAATTTCGCGTGAGAGCGCGTGATGATGGATCACCGTTCGGTGAGCTTCAGTTCAATGCGGCGGTTCTTGTTGCGCGCTTCGTCGGTGTCGGCGGGATCGAGCGGCTGGAACTCGCCGAAGCCGGCGGCGACCAGCCGGTTGGCCGGCACGCCGTTCTCGATCAGGAACTTGACCACCGAGGTCGAGCGCGCCGTCGACAGTTCCCAATTGTCGCGGTAACGGCCATTGCCGGACAGCGGCTTGTTGTCGGTGTGACCGTCGACGCGCAGCACCCAGTTGATCTCCGGCGGGATCTCTTTCTGCAATTCGATGATGGCGTCGGCGAGCTTCTTCATTTCGACCTTGCCGGCATCGTTGATCACTTCCGAGCCGGTCGGGAACAGCACTTCCGACTGGAACACGAAGCGGTCGCCGACGATGCGGATGTTCTCGCGGTCGGCGAGGATTTCGCGCAGGCGCCCGAAGAAATCGGAACGGTAGCGGTTCAATTCCTGCACGCGCTGCGCCAGCGCCACGTTCAGGCGACGGCCGAGATCCGCGATCTTGGTGTTGGAATCGCGATCGCGCGTTTCGGAGACGTTGAGGGCATCCTCGAGCGCGCCGATCTGCTTGCGCAAGGCCGCGATCTGCTGGTTGAGGATCTCGACCTGGCTCAGCGCCTGCTGGCTGATCTGGCGTTGGTTGTCGAGTTCACCGCCCAACTGCGCGGCACGCTGGTTGGCGGCGTCGCCCGCGCCGGCACCTTGTGCCAGCAACTGTTCGAGCCGGCTCTTCTCCGCCTGCGCCGCCGACAGCGATGCCTGCAGATTGGCGAGCGAATCCTGCTTGTCCTGCGTCGTCGAGCGCTCCAGCGCCAGAAGCTGGGTCAGTTCGTTGATCTGGGAGTTGAGGCGCGACAGTGCCGTGTCCTTGCCGGAGATTTCGCGGCCGAGCAGGAACTGCGCCAGCACGAAAACGGTGAGCAGGAACATGATGGCGAGCAACAGCGTCGACAGCGCGTCGACGAAGCCCGGCCAATAGTCGATGCGGCGATCGGTACGCCGGCCCCTGGCAAGCGCCATGCTAGTGCACCCCGGGCTTCTTCAGCGCGTCGGCGATCTTTTCCAGCGTGTTGCGCATCGCCTTCTGCTCGTCGGACTGGGCTTCGACCCAATCGCGCATGATCTGCTGCTCGGAACGCATGTTCTTGACCAGGCCGGAAATGCCGTCGGCGAGATTGGCCATGGCGGTGGCGACGCGCGGGTTGGAGCCGCCGCCATTCTCCTGCATGCTGCGCAGCCGTTCCGACAGCAGCCGGATTTCGTCGGAGGGTTCGGTCCTGGCCGGGTCGGAAACGACGATGTCGGACGACAGGTCGGTGACCGAGGACAGCCAGTTTTCGAGTTCGGTGTAGAAGCGCGTCTGGGCGCGGCCGGCCTGCAGGTCGAGGAAGCCGAGCACGAGCGAGCCGGACAGGCCGAACAGCGAGGACGAGAAGGCGGTGCCCATGCCGGCCAGCGGCGCCGACAGGCCCTGCTTCAGCGAATCGAGCACCGCCGCGGCATCACCCGTGCCGGGATCGAGCGATTGGATGGTCTCGCGGATCGAGCCGATCGTGTTCAACAGGCCCCAGAAGGTGCCAAGCAGGCCGAGGAACACCAGCAGGCCTACCAGGTAGCGCGAGGTGTCGCGGCTCTCGTCGAGGCGCGTGGCGATGGAATCGAGCATGGTACGCATCGAACTGGTCGAAAAGGCCATGGACGACGAGCGTCCTATCATCGCCTTCATAGGCGCCAGCAGCACCGGTTCCGTGGTCTCCGAGCCGGCGCGGAAGGAGTTGACCCAGCGCACCTCGCGAAACAGCCGCCCGACCTGCGTGAAGGCCAGCAGGATACCGACCACGAGTACGCCGACGATCAGGCCGTTGAGGCCGGGATTGGTGACGAATGCCGTCGTGACCTGGCGGGTCAGGATGGCGACGATGAAGGCGACGATGGCCAGGAAGATGACCATGGTCAGCAGAAAAACCTGCGGGCTCGACAATTTGTGCGGATCGTAGATGAGCACGTCGGAGCGCCTGCCCATGCCGAAGGATCTGAGTAAAGCCATCCGTGCCCCGTTTCCGATGCCGCTGCCGCCGATCACGTTGCTGGCGACTCTAAACGGAATTGTGACCAAATTGAATGGTGCTTGGCAATATTGCCACAGGCGGCTTGGAGCCGACGCTTCAAAGGCGATTGATGACCAGGCAATCGACCATGGCCGCCAGATGCAGGCTGGCGCCGGTGACGACGAAGCCGTGCCAGAGCGCGTTGTGGAAGCGCAGCGCCTTCCAGGCGAAGAAAATCACGCCGCAGGAATAGACGACGCCACCGGCGACGATGAGCACGATCGACGTGGTCGGCAGCGTCTCGACGAGCGGTTTGACGAGGACGATGCCGCTCCAGCCGATGGCAAGGTAGAAGACGATCGCCAGCCTGTCGAAGCGGCCGGGGAAGAACACCTTGATGGCAATGCCCGTTGCCGCCGCGGCCCAGACCAGAACGATCATCCAGCGCGCCAGCGGCGAGTTTCCCAACTGGGCGAGAAAGGGTGTGTAGGTGGCGGCGATCAAGAGATAGATCGCGGCATGATCGAAACGTCGCAGGATCCATTTCGCGGGCGACGTC
Coding sequences within:
- a CDS encoding carboxypeptidase M32, producing MSFHKLDDLGHKLEALEHALAILGADEATHMAVGGGEKRAEAMAALAGMYHTRATAPEISDWIAAAEGEALDNEQRAALAELRRQYTNLTCLPVEFVERQTTARMRCEQLWRDLRAKNDWAGFQPALEGVVALVREEAALRSDVLGLAPYDALMEQYDPGNRTEDITPVFADLKAFLRGFVPEALAIQDARLRKHPLKPLAGTYAIDRQRELGLAMMAAVGFDLTHGSLSVSHHPFCGGVPSDVRITTRYKTSDFLSALMGVLHETGHALYEQNLPKAWSHWPLGKARGMAVHESQSLFVEKQIGRNPAFWHWALPVVEKHLGEAWSLDDLLPHVHRVERGLIRVDADEVTYPLHVILRYELEQELVSGRLEVADLPEAWDAKMRDYLGLSTIDNPADGPMQDVHWPGAAFGYFPSYTLGAMMAAQQWAALVREHPSADDDLAKGNFAAINDWRRKKIWSQGSRWSTPDLLERATGERLNATYFTEHLRKRYGTA
- a CDS encoding DUF1304 domain-containing protein — protein: MIGNILVGLVASIHVYIVYLEMVLWDTPRGHKTFRLTPEFASASKVLAANQGLYNGFLAAGLIWGLTLGAAGFQVKVFFLSCVAIAGLYGAATVGRMILYIQTVPAVVALIAIWLGW
- a CDS encoding peptidoglycan -binding protein, coding for MALARGRRTDRRIDYWPGFVDALSTLLLAIMFLLTVFVLAQFLLGREISGKDTALSRLNSQINELTQLLALERSTTQDKQDSLANLQASLSAAQAEKSRLEQLLAQGAGAGDAANQRAAQLGGELDNQRQISQQALSQVEILNQQIAALRKQIGALEDALNVSETRDRDSNTKIADLGRRLNVALAQRVQELNRYRSDFFGRLREILADRENIRIVGDRFVFQSEVLFPTGSEVINDAGKVEMKKLADAIIELQKEIPPEINWVLRVDGHTDNKPLSGNGRYRDNWELSTARSTSVVKFLIENGVPANRLVAAGFGEFQPLDPADTDEARNKNRRIELKLTER
- a CDS encoding MotA/TolQ/ExbB proton channel family protein, producing MALLRSFGMGRRSDVLIYDPHKLSSPQVFLLTMVIFLAIVAFIVAILTRQVTTAFVTNPGLNGLIVGVLVVGILLAFTQVGRLFREVRWVNSFRAGSETTEPVLLAPMKAMIGRSSSMAFSTSSMRTMLDSIATRLDESRDTSRYLVGLLVFLGLLGTFWGLLNTIGSIRETIQSLDPGTGDAAAVLDSLKQGLSAPLAGMGTAFSSSLFGLSGSLVLGFLDLQAGRAQTRFYTELENWLSSVTDLSSDIVVSDPARTEPSDEIRLLSERLRSMQENGGGSNPRVATAMANLADGISGLVKNMRSEQQIMRDWVEAQSDEQKAMRNTLEKIADALKKPGVH
- the trhA gene encoding PAQR family membrane homeostasis protein TrhA, with the translated sequence MTNTPPQIDIPFIGRWHYSRAEMIADGVVHAVGIVLAIAAGSALLALAACRVGPGEYIAAAFYVVSLLTVLSVSLTYNLWPVTSPAKWILRRFDHAAIYLLIAATYTPFLAQLGNSPLARWMIVLVWAAAATGIAIKVFFPGRFDRLAIVFYLAIGWSGIVLVKPLVETLPTTSIVLIVAGGVVYSCGVIFFAWKALRFHNALWHGFVVTGASLHLAAMVDCLVINRL